In Gadus morhua chromosome 2, gadMor3.0, whole genome shotgun sequence, a single window of DNA contains:
- the engl gene encoding transforming growth factor beta receptor type 3, translating to MAPLPAALRLAVMWILIWRSVAVRGEVLQCRLSPAGALHPVRGQLETFQAGPGCAAQERGGQETHLVAVGRPTHGRTHNSFKFNSPASHDHRFNLLFAVQPALPSLRLPVQVTVVLRPLTRPPAPDRRIILLLISEQALDWMLEAEGLATQLSVLVQVSPNSTVVSSPAMAFRLQRLRPPPPFPPRALLRWAQQHAGGLTSMTHAAHADRVYTRLGEASGPTNSRITCNNLLKDKSPTTWCPPDPSANQACSLQPLFLSPHYLTSDLQQQEVRGCLPPTGNRSGEEEVHLIRLVSAGSALCGSLQVEVVVSLLPPVARSGAHRVVLVVSSLVPVHWGVLAPGLHGDVSVYSSTGVSPPYPPQPYLSFSSVVTPDVSAVPDMLEWANQRGFTVVTSYTEAPLANRFVVHLAGGGTGEEREVLHLHDQAEPAGGGAGGRAGWPAQGLLRDWLLGNAGGGDRRAELLSVRCDDGRLNVLLDIHILQDLNRFAQGLLEPVVAVTLRDPECRARSNSSHFLLAYPVISCGTEGALQGHPRGVQFKNTVFIWREQPRPLPTNGPQTTGPLRIQISCFCASPPDDDEVTTSLGGVPPDPGFGGGDLLLAPTLQAEPVGDGPVGAGPVRAGPVGAGPVRAGHVGAGHVRAGPVGAGHVGAGPVRAGPVLALRLFVSESFQRSRTGPCVVIADHRVYVEISSAGRLAGSLELRSCVVSPESDPKSAPYWPLIRDRCPAQPSLSLTQLWRGGGQGGGGGGDEGPGGETPTHDASVETNEHGGVKQRRKTRVRQEVEEEKEEEEEDETQSLRFSFVLPPVYNASVQFLHCRLLLCSSGSSSEENPPRTPCPEGQPIPRLTSAPPGQQCEERNLSRPMVVTQPLMVTPSLSPGAGRPLAPSAGPRPRRPSALGPDPRGSVMELMPFIGIMFTAFLMGVALMGALCCIYTHRDIMGMCGLIQGTKMPVERRFCLSTTAPQQNGNHGNLSPPEPMDQSESSV from the exons ATGGCCCCGTTACCGGCGGCTCTCCGGTTGGCGGTGATGTGGATCCTGATCTGGAGGAGTGTGGCAG tCCGCGGTGAGGTGCTGCAGTGCCGCCTGTCGCCAGCGGGGGCACTGCACCCCGTCCGCGGTCAGCTGGAGACCTTCCAGGCCGGGCCAGGGTGCGCCGCCCAGGAAAGGGGGGGCCAGGAGACGCACCTGGTCGCGGTGGGCCGGCCCACCCACGGCCGCACG CATAATAGTTTCAAATTCAACTCACCTGCGTCACATGACCATAGATTCAACCTTCTATTTGCTGTCCAGCCGGCCCTACCTTCTCTCCGTCTACCTGTTCAGGTGACCGTGGTCCTGAGGCCTCTGACTCGGCCCCCGGCTCCTGATAGGAGGATCATCCTGCTACTCATCTCGGAGCAGGCCCTCGATTGGATGCTGGAGGCCGAGGGGCTGGCCACACAGCTCTCTGTGctggtacag GTGTCCCCTAACTCCACGGTGGTGTCCTCGCCCGCCATGGCGTTCCGGCTGCAGAGgctccgccccccaccccccttccccccccgcgCCCTGCTGCGCTGGGCTCAGCAGCACGCGGGCGGCCTGACCTCCATGACTCACGCCGCCCACGCCGACCGTGTCTACACCCGGCTGGGGGAGG CTTCTGGTCCCACCAACAGCAGGATAACGTGCAACAACCTTCTTAAAGACAAAAGTCCTACCACTTGGTGCCCTCCAGATCCCTCGGCCAATCAGGCGTGCTCCCTGCAGCCCCTCTTCCTGTCACCCCActacctgacctctgacctccagcaGCAGGAGGTGCGAGGCTGCCTTCCCCCCACGGGGAACCGGAGCGGGGAAGAGGAGGTGCACCTGATCAGACTGGTCTCAGCCGGATCAGCCCTCTGTGG gtctctgcaggtggaggtggtggtctcTCTGCTGCCGCCGGTGGCCCGGTCCGGTGCTCACCGGGTGGTCCTGGTCGTGAGCAGCCTGGTCCCGGTGCACTGGGGGGTGCTGGCTCCCGGTCTCCATGGCGACGTCTCTGTTTAC tcctccACCGGTGTCTCTCCACCCTACCCGCCCCAGCCttacctctccttctccagcgtGGTGACCCCTGACGTCTCTGCTGTGCCTGACATGCTGGAGTGGGCGAATCAGAGGGGCTTTACCGTGGTGACATCATACACCGAGGCCCCCCTGGCCAATCGGTTTGTGGTCCACCTGGCCGGGGGTGggacaggtgaggagagagaggttctTCATCTTCATGATC AGGCGGagcctgcagggggcggggccgggggtcGGGCCGGCTGGCCAGCTCAGGGCCTTCTGAGAGATTGGCTGCTAGGCAAcgctgggggaggagacaggagggcggAGCTACTTAGCGTTCGCTGTGATGACGGACGGCTCAATGTCTTGCTGGACATACACATCCTACAG GATCTGAACCGGTTTGCTCAGGGTCTGTTGGAGCCGGTGGTTGCCGTGACGCTGCGGGACCCAGAGTGCAGGGCGCGGTCCAACAGCAGCCACTTCCTGTTGGCGTACCCGGTCATTTCCTGTGGGACGGAGGGTGCGCTGCAGGGCCATCCCAGGGGGGTGCAGTTCAAGAACACG GTGTTCATCTGGAGAGagcagccacgccccctccctacaAACGGCCCCCAAACCACCGGGCCCCTGCGCATTCAG aTCAGCTGTTTCTGTGCGTCTCCTCCGGATGACGATGAGGTCACCACCTCTCTGGGTGGGGTACCCCCGGACCcgggctttggggggggggacctcctcTTGGCCCCCACACTCCAGGCGGAGCCGGTCGGGGATGGGCCAGTCGGTGCTGGGCCTGTCAGGGCTGGGCCGGTCGGGGCGGGGCCTGTCAGGGCGGGGCATGTCGGGGCGGGGCATGTCAGGGCTGGGCCGGTTGGGGCGGGGCATGTCGGGGCGGGGCCTGTGAGGGCGGGGCCAGTCCTTGCCCTCAGACTCTTCGTCTCTGAGAGCTTCCAGAGGAGCCGGACCGGCCCCTGTGTGGTCATCGCAGACCACCGCGTCTACGtggag atCTCCTCCGCGGGACGCTTGGCCGGCAGCCTGGAGCTCCGGTCCTGTGTGGTGTCCCCCGAGTCGGACCCCAAGAGTGCCCCCTACTGGCCCCTCATCAGGGACCGCTGCCCCGCCCAGccctccctcagcctcacccagctctggagagggggagggcag ggaggaggaggaggaggtgatgagggtCCAGGAGGAGAAACGCCCACCCACGACGCGTCCGTAGAGACGAATGAACATGGAGGAGtgaagcagaggaggaagactCGGGTCCGGCAGGAGgtcgaggaggagaaggaagaggaggaggaggacgagacgCAGTCCTTGAGGTTCAGCTTCGTCCTGCCGCCCGTCTACAACGCCTCCGTGCAGTTCCTCCACTGCCgactcctcctctgctcctccggctcctccagTGAGGAGAACCCGCCGAGGACGCCCTGCCCGGAGGGGCAGCCCATCCCCCGCCTgacctctgctcctccaggccAGCAG TGTGAGGAGAGGAACCTGAGCCGGCCCATGGTGGTGACCCAGCCCCTCATGGTGACCCCGTCCCTCAGCCCGGGGGCGGGCCGGCCTctggcgccctctgctggcccgCGGCCCCGCAGACCCAGCGCGCTCGGCCCGGACCCGCGCG GCTCCGTGATGGAGTTGATGCCATTCATCGGCATCATGTTCACGGCCTTCCTGATGGGTGTGGCCCTGATGGGGGCGCTGTGCTGCATCTACACCCACAG GGATATTATGGGAATGTGTGGTTTGATACAAGGAACCAAGATGCCAGTGGAGAGGAGATTCTGTCTGTCCACCACAGCGCCACAGCAGAACGGGAACCATGGCAACCTGAGTCCTCCTGAACCAATGGACCAATCAGAAAGCTCGGTGTAG